The Opisthocomus hoazin isolate bOpiHoa1 chromosome 18, bOpiHoa1.hap1, whole genome shotgun sequence region GCGTGAGTCGGCTGAGGGGTCTGAGGGTGACTCACTGCCCTCCCCGCCGCATAAATAGGAGCCGGAGCCCGCGGCACCCAGAGCAGCGTGGCAGGGACCCTGCACGGCCACAGCCCTCCTGCCGCCACCACACCAtggctctcgtcctgctggccccGCTCGCCGTGGGGCTGCTGGCCCTCTCctgcggcgcggccccgctccaGAGCAAGCCGCAGGCCGTTGTCACCTTCCCGGGGGAGCTGGTCAGCCCCCGGTCGGACCTGGAGCTGGCGGAGGTGAGGGGAGCGCagccccaccaccccctcccGCACCCAGGGCCCCCCGGGCTCCCGGGGCGGCAGCGTGGGGCTGCCGGCcgagctcgggggctgccggcCGTGCTGCGCCCCGCGAGGTGCCTGGGCTGGGATCGGGCCCCGGGGGTCTGCGGTGCCCGGGACTGCCCGAGCCCCACTCCCGCCTCGCTCAGCCCCTCCTGCCGCCGTTCCCCCCCAGAGCTACCTGCTGCGGTTCGGCTACACCACAGAGGCGGAGGCGAAGTCGGGCAGCAAGCACGTGTCCCTGGCCAAGGCGCTGCGCaggatgcagcagcagctggggctggaggagacggGGGAGCTGGACGCTGGCACGCTGGAGGCCATGCGAGCCCCCCGCTGCGGCGTCCCCGACGTGGGAACCTTCCTCACCTTCGAGGGGGACCTCAAGTGGGACCACATGGACCTGACGTACCGGTGAGTCTCCGCCCCGGGAGATGCAGCCCCGTGTGCACGGGGGGACGGTCCCCAGGGGACGGAGACGGGCGCAAAGGCGCGGGCAGGGTGGCAGCCTCAGCCCGCCAGCCGTGCCTCggtgctgctggcacagctgggtCTCGGCGCAGCCAGGGCCAagctgccacagcagcagcatctgctgctccccagcgccCGGGAGAGCATCTGAGCCCCGGCCGGAGGGTGGTGGCCGGCTGCTCTGCCCGGCCGTGCCAGCGCTGCTGTCCCCTCCCGGGGCGGGGGCACGTCCTCGCTGAGTGCCCGGAGCAGGGTCTCACCCGGCAGCACTGACCCCCGCGTGCCCCCGGCAGGGTGATGAACTACTCCCCCGACCTGGACCGCGCTGTGATTGATGACGCCTTCAAGCGAGCGTTCAAAGTGTGGAGCGACGTGACCCCCCTCACCTTCACCCAGATATACAGCGGCGAGGCGGACATCATGATCATGTTCGGCAGCGGAGGTGACGTCCcgcgggcaggcagggagccgggaGCCACACGGAGAGGGCTGGCGACGTGCCCTGCCCGCGGGACGTCACCCCGCGGCTCCCGGGGTCCCTGTGCCCCACGCGTGCTGACGGGAGCACACGAGTGCAGGCACGCGGGGGCTGCCAGCGCTCGCCTGCTCGGGGTCCCTGCCCTCGCCAGGGTGCGGGAGCTCGTCTGGCGGGGCCGGCTCTGAGGGTGCTTGTCCCCACAGAGCACGGGGACGGGTACCCCTTCGACGGCAAGGACGGGCTCTTGGCCCATGCCTTTCCCCCGGGCCGGGGAGTCCAGGGCGATGCCCACTTTGACGACGACGAGTTCTGGACGCTGGGAACTGGCTTAGGTAAGGACAGGGCCTggcgggccgggggggccgatggcgcccaccccagccctgctgctgagccGTCCCCGCTCCCGAGCAGTGGTGAAGACCCGCCACGGGAACGCCAACGGGGCCAACTGCCACTTCCCCTTCGTCTTCGAGGGCCACTCCTACTCCCGGTGCATCACGGAGGGGCGCACGGACGGGCTGCCCTGGTGTGCCACCACCGCCAGCTACGACCACGACAAGAAATACGGCTTCTGCCCCAGCGAACGTGagtagcagctgctgcagcccctgcccggccccgtggAGCCCAGGGCCATCCTCACCCCTCCTCACCCCGCAGTGCTCTACACCAACGGCGGCAACAGCGACGGGTCCCCCTGCGTCTTCCCCTTCGTCTTCGACGGCACCTCCTACGACACCTGCACCACGGACGGGCGCTCCGACGGCTACCGCTGGTGTGCCACCACCGCCAACTTCGATCAGGACAAGAAATACGGCTTCTGCCCCAACCGAGGTGCGAGGGGGGAGGGGGCGCGCGGGATGCCCGGTCCCCAGCCGTGGTGCACAGCCTGGGCACCCGAGGGGTCTTGGGGCTGTCCCGGGGTCTGGCCGGCacggccgggggccggggcagccccactGATGCTGCGCTGCAGACACGGCGGTGATCGGCGGCAACTCCCAGGGCGACCCGTGCGTCTTCCCCTTCACCTTCCTGGGGCAGTCGTACAGCGCCTGCACCAGCCAGGGCCGGCAGGACGGCAAGCTCTGGTGTGCCACCACCAGCAACTACGACACCGACAAGAAGTGGGGCTTCTGCCCTGACAGAGGTGCCTGCCCCCTGCCTGCACTCTCCCCTGTGCCGCCTGGCCCCGCGTCGTGCTGCCGCGCTGGCACGCTCCCCACGGCAGTCGCGGTCCCCGGCCGGTGTGTCCTGTCCGTCCAGGCGCTGAGGCTGGTGCTTTCCCCCAGGTTACAGCATCTTCCTGGTGGCTGCCCACGAGTTCGGGCACTCGCTGGGGCTGGACCACTCCAGCGTGCGGGAGGCCCTGATGTACCCCATGTACAGATATGTCCAGGACTTCCAGCTGGACCCAGATGACGTTCAGGGCATCCAGTACCTCTATGGTGAGCAGCTGCGCCGCAGCCGGGCACGCCGAGGGTCCCGTGGCGCCGGGCCTGCCCCCAGCCTCACGCCCTCCCCTGTACTCGCTCAGGTCATGGCTCTGGCCCCGAGCCCACCGCCCCTGCGCCCGTGCCTACCGAGGAGCCCCAGCCCATGCCCACAGAGGCCGGCAGCACCTCCACcaccgaggaggaggaagagacgCCGGAGCCCACGGCCGAGTCCATCCCTGTGGACCCCAGCCGGGACGCCTGCATGGAGAAGAACTTTGACGCTATCACGGAGATCAACGGGGAGCTGCACTTCTTCAAGGATGGGTGAGCAGCAGCACCCAGTGCCTCCTGCCCTGGCGAGTGCTGGGGTGACGAGGGGATGTGGAGGGACACGGAGCTGTGGCAGGGGTgtggggggacatggggctgTGCCAGGCTGAAGTTACCAGGACGGCTGACCTTCCCCACCAGGAAATACTGGACCCGCTCGTCCTTCTGGAAGTCGGGCATCCAGGGCGCCTTCTCCATCGCGGACACCTGGCCTGGCCTCCCGGCTGTCATCGACGCCGCTTTCCAGGACGTGCTCACCAAGAGGGTCTTCTTCTTCGCCGGTGAGCTCTGCCCCTGCCACCCTCGGCCCCGTGCCGCCAGCATTGCGAGGAGCCCAGTGCCGCCCTGGTGCCCTTGGGGCCAGCTGATGCCCGTGCT contains the following coding sequences:
- the MMP9 gene encoding matrix metalloproteinase-9 yields the protein MALVLLAPLAVGLLALSCGAAPLQSKPQAVVTFPGELVSPRSDLELAESYLLRFGYTTEAEAKSGSKHVSLAKALRRMQQQLGLEETGELDAGTLEAMRAPRCGVPDVGTFLTFEGDLKWDHMDLTYRVMNYSPDLDRAVIDDAFKRAFKVWSDVTPLTFTQIYSGEADIMIMFGSGEHGDGYPFDGKDGLLAHAFPPGRGVQGDAHFDDDEFWTLGTGLVVKTRHGNANGANCHFPFVFEGHSYSRCITEGRTDGLPWCATTASYDHDKKYGFCPSELLYTNGGNSDGSPCVFPFVFDGTSYDTCTTDGRSDGYRWCATTANFDQDKKYGFCPNRDTAVIGGNSQGDPCVFPFTFLGQSYSACTSQGRQDGKLWCATTSNYDTDKKWGFCPDRGYSIFLVAAHEFGHSLGLDHSSVREALMYPMYRYVQDFQLDPDDVQGIQYLYGHGSGPEPTAPAPVPTEEPQPMPTEAGSTSTTEEEEETPEPTAESIPVDPSRDACMEKNFDAITEINGELHFFKDGKYWTRSSFWKSGIQGAFSIADTWPGLPAVIDAAFQDVLTKRVFFFAGRQFWVFSGKSVLGPRGIEKLGIGKEAGRIAGALQRGRGKVLLFSGESYWRLDVKVQRVDKGYPRATDDVFTGVPLDARNVFLYQDKYHFCQGRFYWRMTPRYQVDRVGYVKYDILQCPQH